Below is a window of Solanum stenotomum isolate F172 chromosome 7, ASM1918654v1, whole genome shotgun sequence DNA.
tatattcACGATAGTGTGTACACATATTTACCCcctacttgtatcgtagttacgattataattttttttcccttttcttttatatgtGGATATATTAATTGTGTGGTGCCAGGCTTGCACTCCAATCCTCCACAAGGTATATCGTTGGCATAAAGTAATGGGGTTGCTTCAAAGCCAACCGAATCTTACTCTTTTCCTCACTTACATATACAATTAAAACTTTAtcttatacaaataaaattataaataattaaaataatatcaattgtctatatctatatatatataacttgcAAAGTTTGTTAGTGCAAGAAAACAGTGAACATTTTCAAGATTTCTACTCACGGGGGCGGCTTCTTTTTTCATTctacctaaaaaaaaaactccctATTAATAACACCATCCAAACTATatactatatacatatatatagtcaCTTTGTTACATCATTTTCTCCatctaaccaaaaaaaaaaagacttctCTTTGTTTGATTgctttttctttgaaaaaagtAAGTAATcttttatatgataaaaatcAAAGAGTATTACACTATGGAAGTTCATGATGATCGTGATCatgatcaagatcaagatcagcAGTTGAACATGGTAATCAAGAGAAGGCGGACTAAGAGACCTAGGCCGCCTTCTCCTCTAACTTTAGGGATTACTACTAGCTCATGTAGCACCGTGGAAGGTGCTAGTAGTGGTGAATTGGTGGATGGACACGTGGCAAACTCTTCATCACGTTTGAATAATTGTGGTGAGATGATTGATGATAAGATTGTCAGAAATAtgaatcaagaagaagaagatatggCGAATTGTTTGATTCTTTTAGCACAAGGTCATAATTACCAAAAGTCATCGTCGTTGTCTCAATCTCCAACGTTAGATGTTTATCAATGCAAGACATGCAATCGTTCCTTCCCATCTTTCCAAGCACTTGGTGGACACAGAGCAAGTCATAAGAAACCAAAAACCCTAGATGATCAAATCAAGAATTCGAAATCAAGTGATCATCATCAACAAGTTGAGAATAATATTCGTCTTAAACTGAACAACAACGATAATTATGTCACAACTCTATCACTCCAAATCCcgagcaacaacaacaacaacaataacaacaagaaTAAGAATAGGGTTCACGAGTGCTCGATTTGTGGGGCCGAGTTCACCTCGGGTCAAGCATTAGGTGGACACATGAGAAGACATAGGCCATTACCAAATAGTATTGCAATTGCATCAAATCATCATATCCATGAAGAGTCTCACTCTCATCATCATGATCAACAAATCAAGAACAACACaaggacatttttgtcattGGACCTTAATCTCCCGGCGCCGGAAGACGATCACCGGCCGGAAAATTCTAAATTCACCTTTGCTACAAAAGAACAAGTCATTGTCTTCTCAGCTTCACCTTTGGTTGATTGCCATTACTAAATCATCAAAAACACTCcctttatttttacttttatttttatttttatttttttaatcttgaattatttaattttcaaaccATTGACAATTGTGAATTATAAATtgttaacatttatttttaatattaataaaatatattatttgatgatttaattaataaacataattcttttatgattatttaattttcttgttttgaATTCTTTGAGTATGGGGTTTAATTTACTCCCATGTGTTTGGCCTTTTGTTTAAAGAAAAGTAATTTCTTTTATCCATCTGATCTGGCTTTCTTCCATATTCTTTACTTTTCTCATGtgtaattttaagaaaaagtagaccccaccccccaaaaaagtACATGAAAGGTATTAATCTTAATTAGTGGAGAAtttagtggaagaaaaaaaaaacattttatgtACATAAGTAAGTTATATAAACTTGATCAAACGaccaaattaattgaattttcgatatgatttttttcttaatttgttgtAACGGATTTCCAATTACTTTATTGATCAAGTAACTTGTCCTACTTATAATAAACACTAACCTTCCATTATTACACTATCGATGAGCATTAGTTAATAAACACTTATGACTTACCTTCCATTATCATACTATCGATGAATAGTAGTTACTCCATTTGTCCAACAATACGTTGTCTATTATTAATTTGACACACtccttaagaaataataaaaaattagagtaatattactattttatctttttgaatttattaaatttaatgctttgagAAATATGTTGGATGATAAATCATATTTAATAGAAAGGGTAAATAGacacaaaagataaattatctcttgattttttaaactgAACAAGTATTGTCGGACAATTATTGTTGAACGGAGAGAGTAAATTCTTactacaatatatattttatgggAGTTGGAAAAGGAGGATTATGAGTAAAGAAAGGTGTTGAGAATAGAAAGGAACCATGAGTTGCTCACAACCAAAAGTGAGGTGGATTAGGTTATTCTCTTGTTGTCTTCACAAGAAAGTTGTAGCTAACCAACAAAACTTTTcctttattatgtttttattcgatattaaatatttattttgaaatataattaatttaaattcgtgTTGAAAAGCCTCCTTATAAGGTGTAAAACTCCTTACCAAATTGCAACTTCATCTTAAAGGGTTTGAATTCGAAACGGCTAATCAAGTATATGAAAATACTtacttaatattatatttaaattaaatacttaattGTGTGAACTCAATAACTAACACGAGTTATGAATTCGATGACAAGTTTAGAATCCATAACTTTTTTTATGATAAGGGAAATCCGCTAGTCGCTATCTACACAGAAGAGGT
It encodes the following:
- the LOC125871124 gene encoding zinc finger protein ZAT5-like, which encodes MIKIKEYYTMEVHDDRDHDQDQDQQLNMVIKRRRTKRPRPPSPLTLGITTSSCSTVEGASSGELVDGHVANSSSRLNNCGEMIDDKIVRNMNQEEEDMANCLILLAQGHNYQKSSSLSQSPTLDVYQCKTCNRSFPSFQALGGHRASHKKPKTLDDQIKNSKSSDHHQQVENNIRLKLNNNDNYVTTLSLQIPSNNNNNNNNKNKNRVHECSICGAEFTSGQALGGHMRRHRPLPNSIAIASNHHIHEESHSHHHDQQIKNNTRTFLSLDLNLPAPEDDHRPENSKFTFATKEQVIVFSASPLVDCHY